One stretch of Burkholderia oklahomensis C6786 DNA includes these proteins:
- a CDS encoding SAM-dependent methyltransferase yields MTVQLENRETGAPNRGAPYGASADAIQYHYDIGNAFLALAQESGRNYSCAMYEEGDTHEQAQIRKLDYHIAQIRARGAERVLDIGCGWGALLDRLATAAGVKEVVGLTLSNEQLKYIGERYRHPGIDALLRNWQDYEPERPFDGIISLGAFEHFAKIGEDKVQAYRHFFRKCHDFLKPGGRLSLQTMGYGDVPRDRQHSDLFIAREVFPESDLPYLADIVRASEMLFEVELVRNDRHDYVKTMRAWFENLRAHRREALELAPLEVVERYERLYRTMSYSFDLGAFVLYRITFRRIEPNRIHAGSQHRAAVA; encoded by the coding sequence ATGACCGTCCAGCTCGAGAACCGGGAAACCGGCGCGCCGAATCGCGGCGCGCCGTACGGCGCGTCCGCCGACGCGATCCAGTATCACTACGACATCGGCAATGCGTTCCTCGCGCTCGCGCAGGAAAGCGGCCGCAACTACTCGTGCGCGATGTACGAGGAAGGCGATACGCACGAACAGGCGCAGATCCGCAAGCTCGATTACCACATCGCGCAGATCCGGGCGCGCGGCGCGGAACGCGTGCTCGACATCGGCTGCGGCTGGGGCGCGCTGCTCGACCGGCTCGCCACGGCCGCCGGCGTGAAGGAGGTCGTGGGGCTCACGCTGTCGAACGAGCAGCTCAAATATATCGGCGAGCGATACCGGCACCCGGGCATCGACGCGTTGCTGCGGAACTGGCAGGACTACGAGCCCGAGCGGCCGTTCGACGGCATCATCTCGCTCGGCGCGTTCGAGCACTTCGCGAAGATCGGCGAAGACAAGGTTCAAGCGTATCGGCATTTCTTCAGGAAGTGCCACGATTTCCTGAAGCCCGGCGGCCGGCTGTCGCTGCAGACGATGGGCTACGGCGACGTGCCCCGCGACCGCCAGCATTCGGATCTCTTCATCGCGCGCGAAGTCTTTCCGGAATCGGATCTGCCGTACCTCGCGGATATCGTTCGGGCATCCGAAATGCTGTTCGAAGTGGAGCTCGTCCGCAACGATCGCCACGACTACGTGAAAACGATGCGCGCGTGGTTCGAGAACCTGCGCGCGCATCGCCGCGAGGCGCTCGAGCTCGCGCCGCTCGAGGTGGTCGAGCGCTACGAGCGGCTGTACCGGACGATGAGCTATTCGTTCGATCTCGGCGCGTTCGTGCTGTATCGAATCACGTTCCGGCGCATCGAGCCGAACCGGATTCACGCCGGCTCGCAACATCGGGCGGCCGTCGCATGA
- a CDS encoding acyl carrier protein: MKSAILKAVEIDARSHEDILDWMTGYLAARLRTDSGSIDVNKQFIEYGLDSADAMRMVGDLEDYLGFELSPSLPYQHPTIDALAQALADLSANR; the protein is encoded by the coding sequence ATGAAGAGCGCCATCTTGAAGGCAGTGGAAATCGACGCGAGAAGCCACGAGGACATCCTCGACTGGATGACAGGCTATCTGGCAGCCAGGCTGCGCACCGACAGCGGCTCGATCGACGTGAACAAGCAGTTCATCGAATACGGCCTCGATTCGGCCGACGCGATGCGGATGGTCGGCGATCTCGAGGACTATCTCGGCTTCGAGCTGTCCCCGAGCCTGCCCTATCAACATCCGACGATCGACGCGCTCGCGCAGGCGCTCGCCGATCTGTCGGCCAATCGATAG
- a CDS encoding acyl-CoA desaturase: MSSGQPPSPSEGASQPEGAIGSAIPASFSSDSHGLARPTSILPRSAVRLDRRIAAVVTLLPALGTVAAIALWVGGHGPGAVELIVFAVFYFATALGLEVGFHRHVTHKAFKAKPWVRAALIALGSMGAHGPVNWWASTHRRHHSTSDGDGDPHSPHLSGEGVGGRLKGLYHSHMGWLFVGESTRPAGWEKYVPDLYQDPLVFKQHMAYYRWVWIGLALPPLICGLASRSWTGVLLGFLWGDMVRIFAVSHCIWALNSLCHVIGRRDFHTTAHDRSRNSLLLAIPTFGQGWHNNHHAFPASAFTGLHWWQIDPGGLFVRVLERLHLVYDVHRPSEALIEKKRITP; this comes from the coding sequence ATGAGCTCCGGCCAGCCTCCGTCTCCGAGCGAAGGTGCGAGCCAGCCCGAGGGTGCGATCGGAAGCGCGATTCCCGCGTCTTTTTCTTCCGATTCGCATGGCTTGGCTCGCCCGACAAGCATCTTGCCCCGTTCAGCCGTCCGTCTCGATCGCCGTATCGCCGCCGTCGTCACGCTGCTTCCCGCGTTGGGCACGGTCGCGGCGATCGCTTTATGGGTCGGCGGCCATGGGCCGGGCGCCGTCGAACTGATCGTGTTCGCGGTCTTCTATTTCGCGACCGCATTGGGGCTCGAAGTCGGCTTTCATCGCCACGTGACGCACAAGGCGTTCAAGGCGAAGCCGTGGGTGCGGGCCGCGCTGATCGCGCTCGGCTCGATGGGCGCGCACGGCCCCGTCAACTGGTGGGCGTCGACGCACCGGCGCCATCATTCGACGAGCGACGGCGACGGCGATCCCCATTCGCCGCACCTGTCGGGCGAAGGCGTCGGCGGCCGGCTCAAGGGCCTGTATCACAGCCACATGGGCTGGCTGTTCGTCGGCGAGTCGACGCGGCCGGCGGGATGGGAAAAATACGTGCCCGACCTGTACCAGGACCCGCTCGTCTTCAAGCAGCACATGGCGTATTACCGCTGGGTCTGGATCGGCCTCGCGCTGCCGCCGCTGATTTGCGGGCTCGCGTCGCGTTCGTGGACGGGCGTGCTGCTCGGCTTCCTGTGGGGCGACATGGTGCGGATCTTCGCGGTCAGCCATTGCATCTGGGCGCTGAACTCGCTGTGCCACGTGATCGGCCGGCGCGATTTCCACACCACCGCGCACGACCGCAGCCGCAACAGCCTGCTGCTCGCGATCCCGACGTTCGGCCAGGGCTGGCACAACAACCATCACGCGTTTCCCGCATCCGCGTTCACCGGGCTGCATTGGTGGCAGATCGATCCGGGCGGGCTGTTCGTACGCGTGCTGGAGCGCCTGCACCTCGTCTACGACGTGCATCGCCCCTCCGAAGCACTCATCGAAAAGAAGCGCATCACACCATGA
- a CDS encoding AMP-binding protein yields MTSIAPDNLPLERLQHWERARADDIWLVQPTGGGEVRRFTWREAVDEARRIAAHLRALDLPRGSNIAILSKNCAHWILADFAIWLSGHVSVPLYPTLGAESIRQVLTHSEAAALFVGKLDAWEQIRAGVPSHVRCIGLPYLSGAPFDGARWDDIVRDTAPLADHVTRAADELATIVYTSGTTGDPKGVMLTFGALAWCVEPVFDLIALGPDDRMISYLPLSHVAERGYVEMLSVRTGFTVHFSESLDTFIADLQRARPTFFISVPRLWAKFRHAVASRLPPGPIPDAMKPMILQQLGLDQVRLAASAAAAIEPALLTWYRDLGLELLEGYGMSEVCGVSHSCRRHDMRPGYVGTPVRGVESRLADSGEIEIRSPGNTIGYYKRPDLTAALFTPDGFVRSGDKGELDDAGRLKITGRVKEIFKTSKGKYVAPSPIENRLTTHPFIDACCVVGAGLSQPCALVSLSDEGRRLDGNGRRAALATSLGEHLERVNASLDDHEKLRFVVVVDSIWNETSGFVTPTFKVRRNRVEERYAPFLEAWDARGAAVVWESDAA; encoded by the coding sequence TTGACCTCGATCGCCCCGGACAACCTGCCGCTCGAACGGCTTCAGCATTGGGAACGCGCGCGCGCCGACGACATCTGGCTCGTCCAGCCGACAGGCGGCGGCGAAGTCCGCCGCTTCACGTGGCGCGAGGCGGTCGACGAAGCGCGCCGCATCGCCGCGCACCTGCGCGCGCTCGACCTGCCGCGCGGCTCGAACATCGCGATCCTGTCGAAGAACTGCGCGCACTGGATCCTCGCCGATTTCGCGATCTGGCTGAGCGGCCATGTATCGGTGCCGCTCTATCCGACGCTCGGCGCCGAATCGATCCGGCAAGTCCTGACGCACAGCGAAGCGGCGGCGCTGTTCGTCGGCAAGCTCGATGCATGGGAGCAGATCCGCGCGGGCGTGCCGTCGCACGTGCGATGCATCGGCCTGCCGTATCTGTCCGGCGCGCCATTCGACGGCGCGCGATGGGACGACATCGTCCGCGACACCGCACCGCTCGCGGACCACGTGACGCGCGCCGCCGACGAACTCGCGACGATCGTCTACACGTCGGGCACGACGGGCGATCCGAAGGGCGTGATGCTGACGTTCGGCGCGCTCGCATGGTGCGTCGAGCCGGTCTTCGACCTGATCGCGCTCGGGCCCGACGACCGGATGATCTCGTACCTGCCGCTGTCGCACGTCGCGGAGCGCGGCTACGTCGAGATGCTGTCGGTGCGCACCGGGTTCACCGTTCACTTCAGCGAATCGCTCGATACGTTCATCGCCGATCTGCAGCGCGCGCGGCCGACGTTCTTCATCTCGGTGCCGCGGCTCTGGGCGAAGTTCCGGCACGCGGTCGCGAGCCGCCTGCCGCCCGGCCCGATTCCCGATGCGATGAAGCCGATGATCCTGCAGCAGCTCGGCCTCGATCAGGTCCGCCTCGCCGCGAGCGCGGCCGCGGCGATCGAGCCCGCGCTGCTGACCTGGTATCGCGATCTCGGGCTCGAGCTGCTCGAAGGCTACGGGATGAGCGAAGTCTGCGGCGTGTCGCATTCGTGCCGGCGGCACGACATGCGGCCCGGCTACGTCGGCACGCCGGTGCGCGGCGTCGAGAGCCGCCTCGCCGACTCCGGCGAGATCGAGATCCGCTCGCCGGGCAACACGATCGGCTATTACAAGCGCCCGGACCTGACTGCCGCGCTCTTCACGCCGGACGGCTTCGTGCGCAGCGGCGACAAGGGCGAGCTCGACGACGCCGGCCGCCTCAAGATCACCGGGCGCGTGAAGGAGATCTTCAAGACGAGCAAGGGCAAGTACGTCGCGCCGTCGCCGATCGAGAACCGGCTGACGACGCATCCGTTCATCGACGCGTGCTGTGTCGTCGGCGCGGGGCTGTCGCAGCCGTGCGCGCTCGTGTCGCTGTCCGACGAGGGCCGCCGGCTCGACGGCAACGGCCGGCGCGCGGCGCTCGCGACGTCGCTCGGCGAGCATCTCGAACGCGTCAACGCGAGCCTCGACGATCACGAGAAGCTGCGCTTCGTCGTGGTCGTCGATTCGATCTGGAACGAGACGAGCGGATTCGTGACGCCGACGTTCAAGGTGCGCAGGAATCGCGTCGAAGAGCGGTATGCGCCGTTTCTCGAGGCGTGGGACGCGCGGGGGGCGGCGGTCGTCTGGGAGTCCGACGCGGCGTGA
- a CDS encoding 3-keto-5-aminohexanoate cleavage protein, translating into MSKPVVITCALNGIFTDPKQFNVPVTPEQMAREAKGAYDAGASCMHVHFRRQEPDKGHLPSWDPRLAAEIAQAIRDACPGVIFNQSTGIVGPNVDGPLACIRSIRPEIAACNAGSLNYLKVKADGAWAWPPMLFDNPVDKVASFLKTMAETGAVPEFECFDTGIVRCIDMYARAGLFAGRANYNFVMGVESGMPADPELLPILIRLLRPDSTWQVTAIGRANIWALHRRTAELGGQLRTGLEDTFYLPDGARATSNAQLVDAIATVAREAGREIASPQEARRMLGTRADAASHA; encoded by the coding sequence ATGAGCAAACCGGTCGTCATCACGTGCGCGCTGAACGGCATCTTCACGGACCCGAAGCAGTTCAACGTGCCCGTCACGCCCGAGCAGATGGCGCGCGAAGCGAAAGGCGCGTACGACGCCGGCGCATCGTGCATGCACGTGCACTTCCGCCGCCAGGAGCCGGACAAGGGGCACCTGCCGTCGTGGGACCCGCGGCTCGCGGCCGAGATCGCGCAGGCGATCCGCGACGCGTGCCCGGGCGTGATCTTCAATCAGTCGACGGGCATCGTCGGGCCGAACGTCGACGGCCCGCTCGCGTGCATCCGGTCGATCCGCCCGGAGATCGCCGCATGCAATGCGGGCTCGCTCAACTATCTGAAGGTGAAGGCCGACGGCGCATGGGCATGGCCGCCGATGCTGTTCGACAATCCGGTCGACAAGGTCGCGTCGTTCCTGAAGACGATGGCCGAGACGGGCGCGGTGCCCGAGTTCGAGTGCTTCGACACCGGCATCGTCCGCTGCATCGACATGTATGCGCGCGCCGGATTGTTCGCGGGACGCGCGAACTACAACTTCGTGATGGGCGTCGAGTCGGGGATGCCCGCCGACCCCGAGCTGCTGCCGATCCTGATCCGGCTGCTGCGTCCGGACTCGACGTGGCAAGTCACGGCGATCGGCCGCGCGAACATCTGGGCGCTGCATCGGCGCACGGCCGAGCTCGGCGGACAATTGCGGACCGGTCTCGAAGACACGTTCTATCTGCCGGACGGCGCGCGCGCGACGTCGAACGCGCAGCTCGTCGATGCGATCGCGACGGTCGCGCGCGAAGCCGGGCGGGAGATCGCGTCGCCGCAGGAAGCGCGGCGGATGCTCGGCACGCGCGCCGACGCGGCGTCGCATGCCTGA
- a CDS encoding acetyl/propionyl/methylcrotonyl-CoA carboxylase subunit alpha, which produces MSERRFTRLLIANRGEIAVRVARTARRLGIATVAVYSDADARSPHVGACDAAVSIGGTTPAESYLSIDKLIDAALKSGAQAIHPGYGFLSENAAFARRVADAGLVFVGPRADAIDAMGDKARARRRMAAAGIPVVPGYDGDDQNEARILAEAERIGFPVMLKASAGGGGRGMRRVDTRDALPAALKLAVSEAQKAFGDGRMIVERAVIEPRHVEVQIFADAHGHVVHLGERDCSVQRRHQKIVEEAPSPAVDAALRARLGATAVAAAREIGYVGAGTVEFLLDRDGQFYFMEMNTRLQVEHPVTELITGQDLVEWQLRVARDEALPLAQQHVRLDGHAIEVRLCAEDPADDFLPRTGDVLMWRPGRHVRCDHALADGVSISPFYDSMLGKLIAHGGSRAEAIDRLASALDDTVLLGVPSNRAFLARVLRHPSFVDGRTVSTAFVAQHFPGNDSRRFAPTDAAWAVAAWLSVAAVDRADATPLAWRGWRNGAPLPVPYRLSWAGSGGDHPDARRGSVTIDRRSVVVHAHGRSPLALEGAPPAHPCTSSSVALDGRTLDYCFAIAHGRLWLQLDGIDYAFAIHNREGNASADAADSDGVLRAPMNGRVIAVDIDEGATVTAGQTVMVLEAMKMEHAITAPFAGRVASLGTRAGEQVAPGQVLAQLEPQAG; this is translated from the coding sequence ATGAGCGAGCGCCGCTTCACCCGGCTCCTGATTGCGAATCGCGGCGAGATCGCGGTGCGCGTCGCGCGCACCGCGCGGCGGCTCGGCATCGCGACCGTCGCGGTTTACTCGGACGCGGACGCGCGCAGCCCGCACGTCGGCGCATGCGACGCGGCGGTGTCGATCGGCGGCACGACGCCCGCCGAATCGTACCTGTCGATCGACAAGCTGATCGACGCCGCATTGAAGAGCGGCGCGCAGGCGATCCATCCGGGCTACGGCTTCCTGTCCGAGAACGCGGCGTTCGCACGGCGCGTCGCCGATGCGGGCCTCGTGTTCGTCGGCCCGCGCGCCGACGCGATCGACGCGATGGGCGACAAGGCGCGCGCGCGCCGCCGGATGGCCGCGGCCGGCATCCCCGTCGTGCCCGGCTACGACGGCGACGATCAGAACGAAGCGCGCATTCTTGCGGAGGCCGAACGAATCGGCTTTCCGGTGATGCTGAAGGCATCGGCGGGCGGCGGCGGGCGCGGAATGCGCCGCGTCGACACGCGCGACGCGCTGCCCGCCGCGCTGAAGCTCGCGGTGTCCGAAGCGCAGAAAGCGTTCGGCGACGGCCGGATGATCGTCGAGCGCGCGGTGATCGAGCCGCGCCACGTCGAAGTGCAGATATTCGCCGACGCGCACGGCCACGTCGTTCATCTCGGCGAGCGCGACTGCTCGGTGCAGCGCCGCCATCAGAAGATCGTCGAGGAAGCGCCGTCGCCCGCGGTCGACGCCGCATTGCGCGCGCGGCTCGGCGCGACGGCCGTGGCGGCTGCACGCGAGATCGGCTACGTCGGCGCGGGCACCGTCGAGTTCCTGCTCGATCGAGACGGGCAGTTCTACTTCATGGAGATGAACACGCGGCTGCAGGTCGAGCATCCGGTGACCGAGCTGATCACGGGACAGGATCTCGTCGAATGGCAGCTGCGCGTCGCGCGCGATGAAGCGTTGCCGCTCGCGCAGCAGCACGTCCGGCTCGACGGCCACGCGATCGAGGTGCGTCTCTGCGCGGAAGATCCCGCCGACGATTTCCTGCCGCGCACGGGCGACGTGCTGATGTGGCGGCCGGGCCGTCATGTGCGCTGCGACCACGCGCTCGCCGACGGCGTCTCGATCAGCCCGTTCTACGACTCGATGCTCGGCAAGCTGATCGCGCATGGCGGCTCGCGCGCGGAAGCGATCGACCGGCTCGCGAGCGCGCTCGACGACACGGTGCTGCTCGGCGTGCCGAGCAACCGCGCGTTTCTCGCGCGCGTGCTCAGGCATCCGTCGTTCGTCGACGGTCGCACCGTGTCGACCGCGTTCGTCGCGCAGCATTTCCCCGGCAACGACAGCCGCCGCTTCGCGCCGACGGACGCCGCGTGGGCCGTCGCCGCATGGTTGTCGGTCGCCGCCGTCGACCGCGCCGACGCGACGCCGCTCGCGTGGCGCGGCTGGCGCAACGGCGCGCCGCTGCCGGTGCCGTACCGGCTGTCATGGGCGGGCTCCGGCGGCGATCATCCCGATGCGCGGCGCGGCAGCGTGACGATCGATCGGCGAAGCGTCGTCGTGCACGCGCACGGCCGCTCGCCGCTCGCGCTCGAAGGCGCGCCGCCCGCGCATCCATGCACATCGTCGTCGGTCGCGCTCGACGGCCGCACGCTCGACTACTGCTTCGCGATCGCGCACGGCCGCCTGTGGCTGCAACTCGACGGCATCGATTACGCGTTCGCGATCCACAACCGCGAAGGCAACGCGAGCGCCGACGCCGCCGACAGCGACGGCGTGCTGCGCGCGCCGATGAACGGCCGCGTGATCGCGGTCGACATCGACGAAGGCGCGACGGTCACGGCCGGGCAAACCGTCATGGTGCTCGAAGCGATGAAGATGGAGCACGCGATCACCGCGCCGTTCGCGGGGAGAGTCGCGTCGCTCGGCACGCGCGCGGGCGAGCAGGTCGCGCCCGGCCAGGTGCTCGCGCAACTCGAGCCGCAAGCCGGCTGA
- a CDS encoding enoyl-CoA hydratase/isomerase family protein translates to MTQTTSPTLAPLHVAQADGIVFATLNRPARRNALTDDLVAALDAECERVAADDGVRAFVLRGAGGVFCAGGDFGGFKAMMREPAPAGEIDPIAASNRRFGALLDKLAALPMPTLAVIEGAAMGGGCGLAAACDRVLMADDAHLSMPETSLGLPPAQIAPFIVARAGAVRGRWLMLTGRRLSAADALHAGLVDETASADGIDPLLRSELARVLACEPAALRATKRIVADALRRERGAVLDAAADEFAAALRSGAAVEGLAALTDKRAPYWASDAPTLPEMP, encoded by the coding sequence ATGACCCAGACGACTTCCCCGACGCTCGCGCCGCTGCACGTCGCGCAGGCGGACGGCATCGTGTTCGCGACGCTGAACCGGCCGGCCAGGCGCAACGCACTGACCGACGATCTCGTCGCGGCGCTCGACGCCGAATGCGAGCGCGTCGCCGCCGATGACGGCGTGCGCGCGTTCGTGCTGCGCGGCGCGGGCGGCGTGTTCTGCGCGGGCGGCGACTTCGGCGGCTTCAAGGCGATGATGCGCGAGCCGGCGCCCGCCGGCGAGATCGATCCGATCGCGGCGTCGAACCGCCGCTTCGGCGCGCTGCTCGACAAGCTCGCGGCGCTGCCGATGCCGACGCTCGCCGTGATCGAAGGCGCGGCGATGGGCGGCGGCTGCGGGCTCGCCGCCGCGTGCGACCGCGTGCTGATGGCGGACGATGCGCATCTGTCGATGCCGGAGACGTCGCTCGGACTGCCGCCCGCGCAGATCGCGCCGTTCATCGTCGCACGCGCGGGCGCGGTGCGCGGCCGCTGGCTGATGCTGACAGGCCGCAGGCTGTCCGCCGCCGACGCGCTGCATGCGGGCCTCGTCGACGAAACCGCGAGCGCCGACGGCATCGATCCGCTGCTGCGCAGCGAGCTCGCGCGCGTGCTTGCGTGCGAACCGGCCGCGCTGCGCGCGACGAAGCGGATCGTCGCCGATGCGCTGCGCCGCGAGCGCGGCGCCGTCCTCGACGCGGCCGCGGACGAATTCGCCGCCGCGCTGCGCTCGGGCGCCGCCGTCGAAGGGCTCGCCGCGTTGACCGACAAGCGCGCGCCGTACTGGGCGAGCGACGCGCCGACGCTGCCGGAGATGCCATGA
- a CDS encoding acyl-CoA dehydrogenase family protein, with translation MHFTEEHAAIARTVKRFIEQEVNPHVDEWEEAGIFPAHDVFKKLGALGMLGLSKPAAFGGGELDYSYELVMAEALGVCAAGGVPLAIGVQTNMATPALARFGSDALRGEYLAPAIAGEQVSCIGVSEPGAGSDVASIRTAARKDGDDYVISGTKLWITNGTQADWMCCLANTSDGPPHRNKSLIVVPLKSKGVHIEKKIRKIGMHSSDTAQIFFDDVRVPRRNLIGEEGQGFTYQMLQFQEERLYGAAAALVVLDRSIDETIDYTRQRKIFGRPVLDHQVVHYRLAELKTEVEALRALTYRATELYVQGGDVTTLASMAKLKAGRLAREVTDSCLQFWGGMGFAWESSISRTYRDTRLFSIGGGADEVMLGIICKKLGTLPRE, from the coding sequence ATGCACTTCACCGAAGAACACGCCGCCATCGCGCGCACCGTCAAGCGCTTCATCGAGCAGGAGGTCAATCCGCACGTCGACGAATGGGAGGAAGCCGGCATCTTTCCCGCGCACGACGTGTTCAAGAAGCTCGGCGCGCTCGGCATGCTCGGCCTGAGCAAGCCCGCCGCGTTCGGCGGCGGCGAGCTCGACTACAGCTACGAACTCGTGATGGCCGAGGCGCTCGGCGTGTGCGCGGCGGGCGGCGTGCCGCTCGCGATCGGCGTGCAGACCAACATGGCGACGCCCGCGCTCGCGCGCTTCGGCTCCGATGCATTGCGCGGCGAGTACCTCGCGCCCGCGATCGCGGGCGAGCAGGTGTCGTGCATCGGCGTATCCGAGCCGGGCGCGGGCTCCGACGTCGCGTCGATCCGCACGGCCGCGCGCAAGGACGGCGACGACTACGTGATCAGCGGCACGAAGCTCTGGATCACGAACGGCACGCAGGCGGACTGGATGTGCTGCCTCGCGAACACGTCGGACGGCCCGCCGCATCGGAACAAGTCGCTGATCGTCGTGCCGCTGAAATCGAAGGGCGTGCACATCGAGAAGAAGATCCGCAAGATCGGCATGCATTCGTCGGACACCGCGCAGATCTTCTTCGACGACGTCCGCGTGCCGCGCCGCAATCTGATCGGCGAGGAAGGCCAGGGCTTCACGTACCAGATGCTGCAATTCCAGGAAGAGCGGCTCTACGGCGCGGCGGCCGCGCTCGTCGTGCTCGATCGTTCGATCGACGAAACGATCGACTACACGCGTCAGCGCAAGATCTTCGGGCGGCCCGTGCTCGATCACCAGGTCGTTCACTATCGGCTCGCCGAGCTGAAGACCGAAGTCGAGGCGCTGCGCGCGCTCACCTATCGCGCGACCGAGCTGTACGTGCAAGGCGGCGACGTGACGACGCTCGCGTCGATGGCGAAGCTGAAGGCGGGACGCCTCGCGCGCGAAGTCACCGATAGCTGCCTGCAATTCTGGGGCGGCATGGGCTTCGCGTGGGAATCGAGCATCTCGCGGACCTATCGCGACACGCGCTTGTTCTCGATCGGCGGCGGCGCCGATGAAGTGATGCTCGGCATCATCTGCAAGAAGCTCGGCACGCTGCCGCGGGAGTGA
- a CDS encoding acyl-CoA carboxylase subunit beta: protein MPIFDSRLDTASAAFRDNADHMLAQIAQLQALHARAADESAKAGPRFEKRGQLLPRERLALLVDAGAPFLELASLAGYLVGESDPDKSVPGAGLIGGIGYVSGTRCMIVVADSGIDAGALQPMGLEKFQRLQRIALDNRLPFVHLVESAGANLMQYRVEEFIHGGRHFFQLAKLSAAGIPVLTLVHGSSTAGGAYMPGLSDYVVMVRDRAKAFLAGPPLLRAATGEIATDEELGGATMHASVSGLAEYVADDDADGIRILRELVDKLGWREREAALPVGGEPALDPQGLLGILPRDGKKPVDMREVIARLVDASDFLAFQPSYGPATICVHARIHGMPVGIVTNNGPLDPAGATKATHFIQACCQSDVALVYLQNTTGFIVGKASERAGMIKHGAKMIQAVSNATVPQITILCGASFGAGNYGMCGRGFDPAFVFSWPNARTAVMGAEQAALTMAIVMEGTARAKGVEPDRARIDALREKIVANFERQTHAFYTSGRMLDDGVIDPRDTRRVIAMTLAVCRDGRGKTVRPLTFGVARP from the coding sequence ATGCCGATCTTCGATTCCCGCCTCGACACGGCAAGCGCCGCGTTCCGCGACAACGCGGACCACATGCTCGCGCAGATCGCGCAATTGCAGGCGCTGCACGCGCGCGCCGCGGACGAATCGGCGAAGGCCGGTCCGCGCTTCGAGAAGCGCGGGCAGTTGCTGCCGCGCGAGCGGCTCGCGCTGCTCGTCGACGCCGGCGCGCCATTCCTCGAGCTCGCGTCGCTCGCCGGCTATCTCGTCGGCGAAAGCGATCCGGACAAGTCGGTGCCGGGCGCGGGGCTCATCGGCGGCATCGGCTACGTGAGCGGCACGCGCTGCATGATCGTCGTCGCCGATTCGGGCATCGACGCGGGCGCGCTGCAGCCGATGGGCCTCGAGAAATTCCAGCGGCTGCAACGGATCGCGCTCGACAACCGGCTGCCGTTCGTGCATCTCGTCGAATCGGCGGGCGCGAACCTGATGCAATACCGCGTCGAGGAATTCATCCACGGCGGCCGTCATTTCTTCCAGCTCGCGAAGCTGTCCGCGGCGGGCATCCCGGTGCTCACGCTCGTGCACGGCTCGTCGACCGCGGGCGGCGCGTACATGCCGGGGCTGTCCGACTACGTCGTGATGGTCCGCGACCGCGCGAAGGCGTTCCTCGCCGGCCCGCCGCTCCTGAGGGCCGCGACGGGCGAGATCGCGACCGACGAGGAGCTCGGCGGCGCGACGATGCACGCGAGCGTGTCGGGGCTCGCCGAATACGTCGCGGACGACGACGCCGACGGCATCCGGATTCTGCGCGAGCTCGTCGACAAGCTCGGCTGGCGCGAGCGCGAAGCCGCGCTGCCCGTCGGCGGGGAGCCCGCGCTCGATCCGCAAGGACTGCTCGGCATCCTGCCGCGCGACGGCAAGAAGCCCGTCGACATGCGCGAGGTGATCGCGCGGCTCGTCGACGCATCGGATTTTCTGGCGTTCCAACCATCGTACGGACCGGCCACCATCTGCGTGCACGCGCGCATCCACGGCATGCCCGTCGGCATCGTGACGAACAACGGCCCGCTCGATCCGGCCGGCGCGACGAAGGCGACGCACTTCATCCAGGCGTGCTGCCAGAGCGACGTGGCGCTCGTCTATCTGCAGAACACGACGGGCTTCATCGTCGGCAAGGCGTCCGAACGCGCGGGGATGATCAAGCACGGCGCGAAGATGATCCAGGCGGTATCGAACGCGACCGTCCCGCAAATCACGATCCTGTGCGGCGCATCGTTCGGCGCCGGCAATTACGGGATGTGCGGCCGCGGCTTCGATCCGGCGTTCGTGTTCTCGTGGCCCAACGCGCGCACCGCGGTGATGGGCGCGGAGCAGGCCGCGCTCACGATGGCGATCGTGATGGAAGGCACGGCGCGCGCGAAAGGCGTCGAGCCGGACCGCGCGCGCATCGACGCGCTGCGCGAGAAGATCGTCGCGAACTTCGAGCGCCAGACCCACGCGTTCTATACGTCGGGCCGCATGCTCGACGACGGCGTCATCGATCCGCGCGACACGCGCCGCGTGATCGCGATGACGCTCGCCGTGTGCCGCGACGGCCGGGGCAAGACCGTCCGGCCGCTCACGTTCGGCGTCGCCCGCCCCTGA